TTATGGCTAAAACGAGGTACTGAATCTTTGTAATGCTTTTCATCACGATAATGGAAGCTTGGTTTATTGCCTTAAATAGGAGACCGTTGGAACAGCATTCCCGAAAATCTTCTTGTTTCCTTTTGTCGCTACAAATTCACCATGTTGTGCTATCGTACTGGCAATTGAAAAAATCACATTGGTGTCGGTTTGAGGATGTATTGTAGCGAGTAGTTGTTTGTTTTGATCAAATATCTGAAGCTGGTTGACCAGCGTTTGGTTGATTTCCATGGAATGAATTGTCGCTAATGGAATAGTTTTGGGATCTTTTTTCGAGTTCTTAATGGATAAATTCTTACTGTCAACCTGTATATCGATCTTAGGATTAATGAATTGTAAGAGGATAATCAGTGGTCCAATTACAACTACCGCGACCAATATGCCTAAACCTTTAGCGGAACCAAAATTGTTTGCTGCATCAGCAAGCCCATTTATACCACCAAAAAAGACATAAAGAAGCACAAATACTACTGCTAAATAACCTAATCCGAACATTAAACCCTTTTTTACATTATGTGATTTAAATTGAAAAGTCTTCATAAAATGCGTATTTAATTTTTCGATGTTTTTTTGTTAAAGATATTTATATTTATGTAATCAGACTGATTAGTTATACATATTTTTTAATTTTATCATAGGCAACATTGGAGAGTATCATTGAGATTAAGCGAGCTAACTTGTTAAAGAAGTCAGATTACTTTCTATTATTGAATTATACAGTATTCTCAACCCTTGGGATTGTCAGTATATTTTGGGATTGGCAAGCAAGTATTGGTCCTTTGATAGGTACGATTTTGATTTTAATAATCATTCGTAAAGTAGATATTTGGTCCTATATAATCTGGTTTATTTTTGGATTTATTAGTTTAAGCTTTTTTTTATCGTGGATATTTAATCTGTCTTTCGGGATATTTTTGCTGCAAACTACCTGTTTTACAGCAGTTAAGCCTGCGATTTCTACATTCAAGGAAATTGGACTTCACCGTACCCATATTGTATTTTCGTTGAATTCTACTGAGTTTACGTGTCTATGCCCAGAAGATAGTGATTACAAAGGGTACTCAATGAATCCCATGGGCTATAAAAAACGGTTTAAGATAGCCGACATCATCTTTGTGAAACGTGATCGACAAAATTTAGTTATTGCCCTAAGAGAGTGCCTCATTCGTCCTCGTGAACTAAATACAGAAGATATAGACCTCATCCTAAATTTTTTTCAGGAGCGCATGCCTCATCTTACCAATACTCTTGAACTGGAAAGTGTTCGCCAAGGAGAGGAAAGAATAGCTTGGGTTAAATTAACGGTTATTGCTATACCTGCTATTTCCGCGGGACTTGCAATCTATTTTTTTGCCGATAACGGAAGAAATTTTTATAGCACAATTTTGGCCTTCGTTTTGGCAATACTTCTTTCAGTAATTTTATTAAAAATTACTGATAAGTCTCATCACCATCCTAAAAATGACTAGCGTTGTTATTTAAGAAATTTGCGTACCATTGCCCAGAAGATTTTATAATACGCCTTTGATTTTTGAAATCAACATAAACAAGTCCAAATCTTGGACGATAGCCCTCTGCCCACTCGAAATTGTCAAGAAAAGTCCATACAAAATATCCTTTAATATTTACATTTTCCTGTTTTGCACGATAAACTTGTTTTATAGCATCCTGTAAATAGGTAACTCTTTTTGCATCATGAACCATACCATTTTCAACTTGATCGGCAAACGCAGCTCCATTCTCAGTGACTATTAAAGGGGGCATATTAGGATATGTACTAAATTTTTTAAGCATATAGTAGATGGAAGCTGGGTAAACCTCCCAATTCATTTCGGTCATTTCCACTTTACGCTCTTTCGCAGATACTATTTTCGCCCGAAGATAAGGAACAAACATTGCGTACCGTATAACTTCCCGTGTATAATTTTGTACCCCTATGAAATCCATATTAAATTTCAAATCTTTTTCATCATTCCCTTGAATGTACTTTTCGATTCTATTCAGGATTTTAATCTCTTCGGTAGGATAGCTCATACCTAAAAGCGGCTCTATAAAGAGACGATTTAGCAATACATCTGCTTTTTTTGCCGCTACCATGTCCTTATCCCTTGAAGAAAAAGGTTCTACGTGAGAACAGGAGAATGTGGTGCCAACATGACTATCAGCTTGTATTGATTTAATGATTCGCCCTCCATGTGCCTGTGCTAAAGCAGCATGATGGACTGCAGCCAAAAAATTGCCCAAGCCTCTTCTTTCCGGCGCATGTACACCAAAGAAATAGCCCGCGGCAGTGAAGACAGTAGGCTCATTGAGCACCATCCAGTTCTTGACACGATCGCCATAGGTCTGCACACATTTGGAAACGAATTCTCCAAACCATTCTTTCACCTCACGGTTTACCCAACCACCTTTTTTCTCTAATGCATGCGGTAGATCCCAATGATACAATGTAATCCATGGCGTAATTCCAAGTTCAAGAGATAGATCAATTAGGCGGTCATAAAAATCCAGACCTCTTTGATTTACTTCGCCTATTCCGTTTGGAAATATACGGCTCCATGATAAAGAAAATCTGTAATTAGGAATATGCATTCCCTTCATTAGATATAAATCCTGGACATACCGATTGTAAAAATCACAGGCTTCATTGCCATGTTGATTTTGGAATACGCGATTCCTTTTTTGTACGAACACATCCCATATTGACGGACCTTTCCCATGCAAGTCATGAGCCCCTTCAATCTGGTAGGCAGCTGTAGAAACTCCCCAAATAAAATCTTCGCCAAAGGCGTCTTTGGTTAAAAGCATGTATGATAATATAATTATTGGACCTTAATGTCAATTCTTTTAAACCATTAAGTTTTGTAAAATCTTAACGGTGAATAAAAGGAACTGAATTGACCCAAAAAGATTCTAAATAAAATCCGCTCGACAAAATAGCTTATTGTTTTCATAATACATACGTTAATCTCTTTTAACTTTGGTAACTATCGTACTATAAAATAACAAAACTTATATGAAGTCGATGTGAACGAAAGATTAAATATCAAGACAATAAATGATTCGATGAGCTGGCAGAAAAGAACTATTTGATTTCAAATTCCGTATATATCGTTCTCTTGAATTCTAAAACTTCTGGTATAATTTTGAAGCCATCACCACCATATCCCTTATTGAATGTATCTAAAGCCATTCCTGTTCAATATTGGTTTGATTCGTTTGACGCGCTGTGTCGACAGCCCATTCTAAAAGTATAAATGAATTTCTTTTTCATACATTTTGATGTTCAATATGATGTTTATAATTAAGTAATCGCTTAAATATAATAAATATATAGAAGACACCTATTCGAAACATCAATTGGAGGAATTGGTTGCAGAGATAAATTTAATAGGCTAATAAAATTGTTTGTATAAAAATGGCCAGAATTCTTTCCGGCCATGACTGCTTTGTAAACTGTTTTTTCAAGTATCGATTATGCTAATCAACGCTCTTTGAATAGATCTTAAGCTGCTTTTGCAATGACTTTCTAGCCATATGTATCCGTGTTTTGACGGTACCCTCCGGAATTTGAAGATGCTCTGCGATCTCATAATATTTAAATCCTTCTAAGAACATTACAAAAGCATTGTAATAGTCCTTCGAAAGACTATTTAATGCGTGTTGAATATCCGATGCAACAAAATTACTTTCTCCACGATTCGTTGTCATGTCATTTCGATAACCAGTGCTGATATATTCACTTCTATAGTTCTCCAGTCGTTTATTACGCGTATATTGATTGATATACGTATTTTTCATAATGATATATAGCCATGACATCAATTTAGGATGTTTCAGGAACTTTTCGATAGATGCTAGTGACCTAACCATGGTTTCCTGCACCAAGTCCTCCCGCTCATCCGGATCATTTGTAAATTGCGCTGCCAAATATTTCAATGTAGGTCTTTTTTCCTTAAAGAGTTGATCGATTGTTGTATTTTCCATTTTATCAAATTTTAAGTGTCTATCTTATTGCTTTTACTGCAATTAGGATGCTAGAAAACAGTGTTGAAATTGTAGCTGAGCGAGTATTTAAGTTTAGGATAAAGTTTATGTTTTTTTTAAATAATTGTAAATCAGTTTTTTAATTTATTTTTTTATGGTGTCAAAGTCTTTTTAGTCAGTCTATTTTGCTTAAACAATGAGTGTTTTCCTGCTTAATTTCCCCTTTTTATCTACAGCTTATACGTATTTATACGCAGTGCGTTAATTTGTACATTTTATTTACAGAAATAGATATTAATTTTTAAAACTGTTGTACCATTTAAATGGTTATAGGTACAACATGACGTGGAAAGCAATATGGGGAACGACAACAAAAAGATATATTTCGACGTATCGGACGGAGAGAAAGAACACTGCGAAAGTTTTGAAGATCATACGGAATTGAAGCAAGCATGGGACGGTAGTCAGGAGGACTTCTATAAATCGATTATCAAAAACCAACAGGATGATCTAGGAAAAATAGGACGGTATTTTCGAGATGAATTGGCTCAGGAGCTTTATGGAATGCGTATATCACTTCAGAATTTTACAAATCGCTATGGTGATTTCGAAGAATTACGTAGTTTACGTGATTCATTAGGGACCTTGGTTATAGAAATTCGCAATAAAGCAATTTTACTTTACAATCCGATTTTAAATGACTTAGGAATTTTTCATGCGGTAGACGAATTGGTAGGGAATTATAAAAATCAATCTGGTTTTACAATTGATACGTTACTTGATCCGCATTTGAGCGAGTTGCACCGCGAGACACAAGTCCATCTATTTAAATTCATAACAGCTTTATTTCAATATTTAAATGACGAGGTAGCTGCTCAGGCTATTGCAATTTCATTACAGGTGATTGAATGTGAGATCTTAATTAAAATTTCTCCCTTTTTTAGACAGGGAGATGCATTCTCAAAAACACCGTCTGTAAGTAATCCTATGCGTTTAATAAAGATTGCTGAGCTTTACAACGCACGCATTGTGAATGACTCGCTGGCGACGGGTATTATAATTAAATTGACTATTTAAACAGATAATAATGATAAAAATCCTATTGGTTGAAGACCACATGGTTGTTCGTAACGGAATAAAATTACTATTGGAATCGCAAGATGGATTTGATGTTGTTGGGGAGGCATCAAATGGAAAAGAGGCACTCCAATTCCTAGCTTCAAATCCTGTCCCAGATATTGTATTGACCGACATCAGTATGAATGAAATGGATGGGATGGAACTATTGCAGGTGATAAAAAAGCAGTATGAAACGGTTAAAGTGGTTATATTATCCATGCTTAATCAGATCAATTATGTTATTGAAGCTTTCGAATCTGGTCTTTCGGGTTACTTGGTTAAAAACGTAGGCTATAGCGAATTACTGTTTGGATTAAATCATATCGCTGCTGGTGGTCGGTATCTGAGTGAAGAAATCGCCATGCTATTATTGGATCAAGTCAGCTCCGGACAGAGCTATACGCAGCTGCGGGGAGAAATCTATGAAGATTTCGACATCTCAGATCGAGAGCTTGAGGTATTAAAACTAATAGCTGAGGGGTATACCAATGTGGAAATTGCAGACAAGATTTTTTTAAGCAAGCGTACGGTCGAGGGCCATAGGCAAAACCTAATTGATAAAGCCGGAGTCAAAAATACCGCGCATTTGGTTAAATTTGCTTTCGAAAGAGGTATTCTAAATTAATAGGACGTTCAATTCATTCCTGTATTGATGACTAATCATATCCAATACAGATTGACGTAATGGTCAATCTGTATCTTTTGGGATAATTGGATTTTCGACATCGTCAGCACAATATGATTTTTTTCGTCCTCTTCTCTTATTATGGTTTTCCTCTGTTAAATCTTGATGTTTATAATTGATGTCTTCCTCTTCGTTGGGATCGATTTCGTCTAAGTCTGGTGCAGGGTGCTCAATAGCATCAGTGTCATTTGGATCCGGTGCTGTTCGGTTACCAAGTAATCCTTTTCCATACCATATGTTACTAAAATAGTAGGCAATAATAATACCTCGTTTTACTACTGCACTTTGTGATAATATTTCTTCCATTTCGATTTTGCTTAGTTGATTACATATCATTTTAATGGACGCTATTCTCTCTATAAATAAACAATGTCTGGTAGAAAATAGTTTGACAGATTTCAGTATTCAAGATCAGGGATCAATTGACCAACATTTGTTCAGGGAATGGTTCAACAATAGGGAAATACAGGTGGACAGTAGTGCCTTGGCCGACTTCAGATTCAATTTCTATTGTTCCGCCTAACCGTTCCATTATTCTTTTGACAAGTGACAGGCCAATGCCGGTACCAGGTATTGAACCTACATTATTGGCCCTGGTGAACATTTCATAAATATGTGGCAATTGTTCACTTGGAATTCCAATACCGTTATCCTGAATTTGATAATGCGTATGGTCATTTTCATGGCAACTATCAATTGTTACTATTGGCCTATCAGATTGTGCTGAATATTTTATTGCATTAATAATCAAGTTTGAAAAAATTTGATATGCTGCACTTTTTTCGCCCCATATAGGTAATAGCGTTCCAAAACAGGGCTGACAATTATTAACATTATACAGCATGCTATTTTCCTGAAATATACGCTGTATTGTGTATGCCATCGAAATTGGTTCTTTGTCTAAAATGCTAGAGCGATGTTGGCTTATTTGAACCATATTATTAATGATATCTTCTATGTTTGTAACACTACGGTTGAAATTCTGATACCATCTGTTGATTTTTGTTAAGTCAATATTGTCCGGGTGCTGTTGTAGGAATTGTATTCCCATTTTTAAGATGGACAATGGATTCTTCAAATCGTGTGATAAGGTATGGGTAAACATTTCCAACTCATTATTTAAACTGAGAAGCTCCTCATTCAGCAATTGGCGTTCTTTTAATTTAGCGAAAATAGACTCTTTGATGATTTGATTTAGGCGAAGAACGAAATTGATTTCAGCATCATTCCAAGGTTTGGCGACATCATATCGTATATCCTCCCAAATTTTGAGTCGTTTGTTTTCACGTTCTGTATTTTGCAACATCATCTGCATCACCTGACTACGGTTTTCAATTCTAAACCAAACGATATAATAATCGCTTTCCAGACCGACTTTTAAATACATTAAACCTGCAAAACCAAGTTTATCGTTAAACTTATCCTGATGATTCAGGCGAAAATTGTAATCTTTAAAGACTGCCTTATCGGTATGATTTTGGAGAAATTGTATAATTTCATAAAATTGGGTTTTATTGGGGGCATGCCCATAGTTAAAAATATCACCATGGTTGAATATAGCCAAACCATCTGCATGTACCAGTTGGGTTAAAATATCCATATGCTGAATGAGAGCACAATTTACCATCTTATTTTCAGCTAAGCTTCTCTTCAGCTCTTCTTCAGCATTTTTAAGAAGTTCCGTTCTTTCCAAAAGATTCTGTTTGATATAGCTTTCATATTTGCTGGCTGCTGCCTGGATGGCGAATGTACATAGTTTTCGCTGTTGCAGATCAACTAAACATTTTTCTTTGTTCTGGGCAACTACAAGTCCCCAAAAGTCTTCATCGATACAAATGCGAAAAAACAAGGCGCTTTGCACACCTATTTTTTTTAAAAAGAGACGATGAAGTTCCGGTAATGGAGATAACAAACTCGATAGAGAATCAATACTATCGTCCGTAGAATAAAATTCTTGCCCCTCGATTTCAATATGTGGGGCATATCGATATGAATAGCTTTTATAGTATTCCAAAGCTTGCTCGGGCATAAAATCTTTTGAGAATTCCTTTCCTTTGAAATGAGATTTTCCATTTACAGTATGCTCGGCAACCACTGTACTATAACCTGTTTCCTGAATGTGTAAAACAAAAACCCGATCGTAATTTAGTAATTTGCTCACTGCAGCACATACGAGATCCCAATTATTGGGTTGAATGCTATCGAGCAGAAAATTTAGTTCATTAATTTTTTTGGCAGCGATGTTTTTTTTGTGCTGTCTTTCCCATTCTAAATAAATGAATGGATCATGTTTTCGCAATTTTACGTAGATACGCTCTTTATTTACTTTAATGGTTAAATTATGGCTTGACTGTTGGCTATCAATAAAACCAGTCAATGCATTTTTGACCTTCATGTATGATTCACCAAACAGATCGCTTACACTATGAAAAAAATTCGTTCCTAAGATACTTTCTTTTGAAAAATTCGCATATAACGCAGATTCTGATATTCCGACAACGATAAAATCCCGGTTTAGAACGACGAGGCTTCCAAATGATTGAAGCTTATTGACCAATTGGCTGTTAGATTGATAAGTATGATTCATGCTACACCAAGATTCCTTATGACATAGCTAATATACGGATAAATTACTGTAATTCAGCCAAAAATTACTGTGTTAAGGTCATAAAAAAAATTGTTTTGAAGTGCTCCAAAGCAATACAAGAAAGTATAGAACCTTCTTTTCGGAAAAATTAACTAAAGTTGCACATCAAACTTTTTCGCCACGGCGTTGGCCATACCTTTAATAAGTGATTTCCATTGTGGATAGGAGGCACCCAATTTGGCCGCTAAACCAACGAAATAATTTCGAATGTTGTCGCTTAAGTTCTCGTTGTCTACGTTGATGATCTCATTTCTACCAGCATATTGAAACAGCAAGCTGTTTCTACGTTGTTCGATCAGAAAAGTAGATGATGAAATTCCTTCAAAAAAGTGGGCTGTATTTTTATCATCTGGATGACTTGGATCGGGGCAGGGTTTCAGTGTGATTGCAAATACTTTATAGTCCGCAGTTTTCTCGGACATAATATTAACTACAGTTACCCAGTCGTAACCACCGCTAGATGGAAGTCCAGGACCAGGAATATCTAGTCTAATGTAATCATGCAATTCCAACAAGCGTTCGATGGGCGTGCCGTAGCCCGAAGTGAGCTGAAATACTGCAGCCGGAAGCTCTGCCAGCTCATACCACTGATTCACGTTCTTTAGATTATCTACCGCTAAATCAAAAGCCATACTAGCAATAGCCTCACTTGGAAACTCCAGCGACTCAAAACAATCTAGGCGTTTGCCATCTTTCTGTTCTGGAATGATATTTTTCATATTTCCTCCTTTTCTTTGAATAATAAAACCTTCTGTTATTTTTAGCTTTCTAGATATTACTATCAATTTAACGTGTAACGCTATTTATGCAGCATGAAGTTAGTTGGAATTTATCCTATAATTGACCTCACTGTGGCCATTGCGGCTCGATGCCACCTCCTTCGATTAGCCTAAACTAGCTTTAAGTTTTGCAAGCAAATCATCCGCCTTTGTATGCTTAACTTTCATCTTTCGAATGGTTGGTCGCTTACCCTTATCTTTTTGTTTAATTATTTTTAAAAGGTCGTCCATATATTCATTTTTATAGCTACTAATATCAAAAGATGTGCTATGTTGTTCAATTAGCTGTGTTGCCATGTCCATCTCTGCTTTTTGAATTTTTATCTTATTCGGTAGTTTTAGCCCATCGAGCGTTCTGATCTCTTGTTGATAACGAATTTTATTCAATACTAATGCATTTTCATAAGGCTTTATAATCGCTAGGTGTTCAACGTTCCGCATAACGAAAGATCCTAAACCGGCCATCTTTGTTTTTTGAAGGGCTTTTATCAAGAGTTGGTACGCCTTTTCACCACCTTTCTGTGGCTCTAAATAATAGGGCATCTCAAAATACACACTATCAACATCCGCTACCTTTACAAATGCATGTAAATTGATCAACTTTGTTTTTTCTGGACTTGCATCCTCAAAATCTGCATCTTCCAAAACGATATAATGATCTTTCATAAAATATCCTTTGACAATATTGTCCCATTTCACCTCTTTGCCAGTGTTTTCGTTTACGCGCTTAAATTTAATATTGGCTAAATCTTTCCGATCGAGCATATCTAAATCTAACGAAGCACTTTCAGTTGCACTGTATAATTTAATTGGGATATTGACCAAACCAAAACCAATAGCTCCTGTCCAAATTGCACGCATAAATAATCTTTTTAGTATTATGAGCAGAACCTCGATGCGCATGAAATGGTTTTAAATTTCATAAAATAGCTTTCTCAGATCAACTGCTAAGAAATATGATCACAGATTATGTAGCTGTTGCAACGCCTGCTTGACTATTCTTCCGCAGAAAACGGAATAATTTATCTTCGAGCTTAGCTAACGGTAATTTATCTTTAATCGTTGGAAACTGTCCCTCCATAAACATGCGCTGTATTGCCGGATGCACATAATATTTCTGTGACACTGTCTTGGTATTACCAAGTTGTTCAGCAACACTTTTAATCACGTTATTGAGTTGTCTTTTCCGTGCATTTATAGCCTCAGCCGGTTTGGTTTGCGCAAGCTGATAGAACGCTTCTCTACTAGCTCCCCAAATGCGAATACTTTTGCAGCTGATCTGACCTTTCGAATTTTCCCGCAGATAGTGATTAAAAGCGGAACCACAGAAGCTACTTTCGCAATCTGCGCTATCAATCTGAAATATCCTTTTCCCTTTTATTTTTAGAAGTTCTGTCAATAGCTTTGCCTGTTGACTATTGGACCATGATTTTTGTTGAAAAACACCCTTTTTGCCTTTGTAAGCTAAGGATATCGTGTTGTTTGCAATAGTCACGTGTCTTTTTTCCAATGTGCTCAGGCCATAAGACTTATTGGTGAGGGTGTAGCGCTTATTGCCGATACGTATGAGCGTACTATCCATTATTTTAAAAGCAATTGCACACAGTTTATTCATATCCCACTGCTCTCGCTTAAGATGTTTTGTGCTGATTTTTCTCAATTCCTGCAAATATTTACCCATAAAGAGGATGGTGCTAAATTTAGCCGCTTGCCTTTCGTCAACAAACTTCGAATGATAAATGTACTGTTTACGCTCTTTCTGGTCGAACCCAAAAGCCTGCAAATCGCTTTTGGCACTTTTAGCAATCCAAACATCCTTCCAATTGGGTGGAATTACTAGCTTCGAAATTCTATCTAAAATCTTTTGATCCGAAACTTCCTTTCCGGAC
The genomic region above belongs to Sphingobacterium zeae and contains:
- a CDS encoding GH1 family beta-glucosidase, with amino-acid sequence MLLTKDAFGEDFIWGVSTAAYQIEGAHDLHGKGPSIWDVFVQKRNRVFQNQHGNEACDFYNRYVQDLYLMKGMHIPNYRFSLSWSRIFPNGIGEVNQRGLDFYDRLIDLSLELGITPWITLYHWDLPHALEKKGGWVNREVKEWFGEFVSKCVQTYGDRVKNWMVLNEPTVFTAAGYFFGVHAPERRGLGNFLAAVHHAALAQAHGGRIIKSIQADSHVGTTFSCSHVEPFSSRDKDMVAAKKADVLLNRLFIEPLLGMSYPTEEIKILNRIEKYIQGNDEKDLKFNMDFIGVQNYTREVIRYAMFVPYLRAKIVSAKERKVEMTEMNWEVYPASIYYMLKKFSTYPNMPPLIVTENGAAFADQVENGMVHDAKRVTYLQDAIKQVYRAKQENVNIKGYFVWTFLDNFEWAEGYRPRFGLVYVDFKNQRRIIKSSGQWYANFLNNNASHF
- a CDS encoding RNA polymerase sigma factor; this translates as MENTTIDQLFKEKRPTLKYLAAQFTNDPDEREDLVQETMVRSLASIEKFLKHPKLMSWLYIIMKNTYINQYTRNKRLENYRSEYISTGYRNDMTTNRGESNFVASDIQHALNSLSKDYYNAFVMFLEGFKYYEIAEHLQIPEGTVKTRIHMARKSLQKQLKIYSKSVD
- a CDS encoding response regulator transcription factor; amino-acid sequence: MIKILLVEDHMVVRNGIKLLLESQDGFDVVGEASNGKEALQFLASNPVPDIVLTDISMNEMDGMELLQVIKKQYETVKVVILSMLNQINYVIEAFESGLSGYLVKNVGYSELLFGLNHIAAGGRYLSEEIAMLLLDQVSSGQSYTQLRGEIYEDFDISDRELEVLKLIAEGYTNVEIADKIFLSKRTVEGHRQNLIDKAGVKNTAHLVKFAFERGILN
- a CDS encoding GAF domain-containing sensor histidine kinase; this encodes MNHTYQSNSQLVNKLQSFGSLVVLNRDFIVVGISESALYANFSKESILGTNFFHSVSDLFGESYMKVKNALTGFIDSQQSSHNLTIKVNKERIYVKLRKHDPFIYLEWERQHKKNIAAKKINELNFLLDSIQPNNWDLVCAAVSKLLNYDRVFVLHIQETGYSTVVAEHTVNGKSHFKGKEFSKDFMPEQALEYYKSYSYRYAPHIEIEGQEFYSTDDSIDSLSSLLSPLPELHRLFLKKIGVQSALFFRICIDEDFWGLVVAQNKEKCLVDLQQRKLCTFAIQAAASKYESYIKQNLLERTELLKNAEEELKRSLAENKMVNCALIQHMDILTQLVHADGLAIFNHGDIFNYGHAPNKTQFYEIIQFLQNHTDKAVFKDYNFRLNHQDKFNDKLGFAGLMYLKVGLESDYYIVWFRIENRSQVMQMMLQNTERENKRLKIWEDIRYDVAKPWNDAEINFVLRLNQIIKESIFAKLKERQLLNEELLSLNNELEMFTHTLSHDLKNPLSILKMGIQFLQQHPDNIDLTKINRWYQNFNRSVTNIEDIINNMVQISQHRSSILDKEPISMAYTIQRIFQENSMLYNVNNCQPCFGTLLPIWGEKSAAYQIFSNLIINAIKYSAQSDRPIVTIDSCHENDHTHYQIQDNGIGIPSEQLPHIYEMFTRANNVGSIPGTGIGLSLVKRIMERLGGTIEIESEVGQGTTVHLYFPIVEPFPEQMLVN
- the ku gene encoding non-homologous end joining protein Ku → MRAIWTGAIGFGLVNIPIKLYSATESASLDLDMLDRKDLANIKFKRVNENTGKEVKWDNIVKGYFMKDHYIVLEDADFEDASPEKTKLINLHAFVKVADVDSVYFEMPYYLEPQKGGEKAYQLLIKALQKTKMAGLGSFVMRNVEHLAIIKPYENALVLNKIRYQQEIRTLDGLKLPNKIKIQKAEMDMATQLIEQHSTSFDISSYKNEYMDDLLKIIKQKDKGKRPTIRKMKVKHTKADDLLAKLKASLG
- a CDS encoding DNA topoisomerase IB — translated: MKIKAGYTRKKIGKSFKYFDMSGKEVSDQKILDRISKLVIPPNWKDVWIAKSAKSDLQAFGFDQKERKQYIYHSKFVDERQAAKFSTILFMGKYLQELRKISTKHLKREQWDMNKLCAIAFKIMDSTLIRIGNKRYTLTNKSYGLSTLEKRHVTIANNTISLAYKGKKGVFQQKSWSNSQQAKLLTELLKIKGKRIFQIDSADCESSFCGSAFNHYLRENSKGQISCKSIRIWGASREAFYQLAQTKPAEAINARKRQLNNVIKSVAEQLGNTKTVSQKYYVHPAIQRMFMEGQFPTIKDKLPLAKLEDKLFRFLRKNSQAGVATAT